The following are from one region of the Pleurodeles waltl isolate 20211129_DDA chromosome 4_1, aPleWal1.hap1.20221129, whole genome shotgun sequence genome:
- the LOC138287487 gene encoding uncharacterized protein, with the protein MSENTCVDELPDGAKKNCELFSVWGITEENACVAKRPDNVLRNNSCCIYVENVCFGSNDDRKVWIPLSAYREMQEKCRKLEHENRNLREQISQDTIIQNYAESYKNEESFLSHSSNEGVKTAPSCTEFPCEPGFLAAKVHSLTDNTDENVIYELPLQNAQVKRRILEQDTPSFISLFDFWKKNSPHLREILTLLYMVTVKNNMQLRACDLANEIMQTLGFCAVQEGNTYVHLNQEQGKKIVPLARIIQWIWYLQDRARVAQIKELPMKLCAPFEFVSTEDKKHVCSTDDSLTEMLLSGTVEGTELYNVCQILKQELREMCHFYADFWFFDNVLAPNWFNYLADVNEKNAEREVFTQNSALVGMAMWVPQKCEKATYRSYHVSPLSLSALCGPPSGVCVWGRGRDRIPNLNLAE; encoded by the exons atgtctgagaatacatgtgttgatgaactgcctgatggtgctaagaaaaactgtgaattgttttctgtttggggaattacagaagaaaatgcatgtgtagctaaaaggcctgataatgttttgagaaataattcctgttgtatatatgtagaaaacgtgtgttttggaagtaatgatgacagaaaggtctggatacctttatctgcttacagagaaatgcaggagaaatgtaggaagttggaacatgaaaataggaatttacgtgagcaaattagccaggatacgataattcaaaattatgctgaaagttataaaaatgaagaatctttcttgtcccattccagtaatgagggggttaagacagctccgagctgcactgagtttccgtgtgagccagggtttttggcagccaaagtgcattccttaactgataacacggacgagaatgtgatttacgagttaccgttgcaaaatgcacaagtaaaacgaaggattttagagcaagacaccccgagtttcattagcttgtttgatttttggaaaaagaatagccctcatttgagagaaatcctaacacttttgtacatggtcactgtgaaaaataatatgcagctgcgcgcgtgtgatttggcaaatgaaataatgcagactttaggtttctgcgcagtgcaagaaggaaatacttatgtacatttaaatcaagaacaaggaaagaaaatagtgcccctagctagaatcatacaatggatctggtacttgcaagacagggctagagtagcacagataaaagaattaccaatgaagttgtgtgcaccatttgaattcgtgtccactgaagataaaaagcatgtttgttctactgatgattcattgactgaaatgttgctttctggcacagtagaaggaacagagttgtataatgtgtgtcagattttaaagcaagagctacgtgagatgtgtcatttttatgctgatttttggttctttgataatgttttagcacctaactggttcaattaccttgcagatgttaatgagaaaaatgcagagagagaagtgttcacccagaattctgccttagtggggatggctatgtgggtgccccagaaatgtgaaaaggccacttacag atcctaccacgtttcgccactgtccctgagtgcgctgtgtggtcccccttccggtgtgtgcgtgtggggtcggggaagggaccgaatccccaacctgaacctggctgagtaa